TCCAAATCATTGTAGTAGACAACATCGGAATCTAAAGATTGAGACTTTTCATGATTTGAATTAATAAGACTTTCTTCACTTGAAATTTTCCTCAAGGGCAATGCATAGTTTTtagactttaaaaatatatttatagcttttTGTAAGTTCTGTTTTGTTGGATTTTTTGGTGTTAAAAGTGTAGATTCTAAGTTAGATGAAACAGCAACAAGTCCAGGAAAATGTGATACACCAGCTACATCGGCCAGTTCACTAGTGTCATATACTCTCTTCAATGTAACATGttcataatcatttatatcAAGTGCCAATTCAGATCCAATGGTAGAATTATCATTCTCAAATACCAAAAAAGTGTAAAGGACATTTTTTGGAAATGGTTTTAGAGCTGAATTAAAGTCACTGTATGCTGCTATTTTAAGTGAAGGGGCAAATACTAAGCGCCCAAGAGATTGTtcactttgtattttattaattaattgagtcTTTAATTTATCAGCACTGTCTGTAGACTGTAATTTATCACCAACATTAGCAttgcttttaatatagttttcatGTAAATATCGTAGGGAAGGATAAGCCATAACTTCAAATTGGCggcatatttcattattttcttcaaCAGAACAATCCAGAACTGcaagttttattatgtttttccaTGATTCCAATTCAGAAGCTAGGCTTTTAAATTTTGGCGCAAATGCTCTACAGTGACCGCAATAACTGTTATAAAATTGGACTACATACGCATTGTTTTgcccatatatttttttatcgaaatttttgTTAGTCAGTATAACGACTTGATCTGATTTACTATACAATCCTTGTTTATCAATATCATCGTTATCAGGCACGACTGCAGCATATGTCAAAATAGCGGAAATATACAAAGTTAACACAAATAAATGCCAGCAATTCATTTTTTTCCGAATTTAAAACTTAACAGAACTCAATAACAGTTAAAACATGTCCATAAAAACACTTAATTTACTTTTGacttaaatattaacacaattGTTTCACTTAATTATCCATGCAATAGACGCATCTTAGTTCGATTTTGAATACTGcttaatgaataatgaaaacACGTACATAAAAAAGTcttaagttaatataaaaaattgtgctGTCAACTACAGGTACAGACTGTCAACTTTCCATATTGATACTATTAATGTGTactgacagtttttttttttgtacttatagTAGAAGCgctaaagtataatattatagaaaaataggtaaaaaacctattattttttttattttaaattgctgACTGcattaaatcgaaatattttattaagatatttcatttgttttaaaaaatattattaaaaattgataattcaaaaatttacGTCACACATTTGGCAAGCCATGGGGTTTGCCGGGTGAGTCTGGACTTGCCGATCTAACCTATGCtccatataatatgtacatttttctAAGAAACCAACAATTTCGAAATTGTCGATATAATAGTTTCGGGATCATCCCTATTTGACGTTTAGTTTCTGCAAAAGATTTAATCTACAAtaattccttttaaaaaaagCCCTTAaattaactcttttttttttagcaaaaaaggataaatatataatcaaaactatttttaatgttttcttaaaagTTACGTTAGAGTATTTTTTACTCTTAACAAGGCTACCTGGAAGGTAAATTGCATGGCTTTGTAATCAATACGGTCACTATTTAAATCGCATGCGCGGAAAGCACCTAGGAAAATTCATTTTAGAAGAAGCCGCCAACGGGTTCAGTGTAATTTGTGACGAAAATCCAATTTTTGAAATCTTATTAAAGCaggtaagaaataattatagttcTAGTGTTAAGACAAAGTTAATTCTATTTTTCATACAGTTCAAAatagtcaataatattttactaaaagaaagaaatatacaaaatattaagtgATTAAGTATTTGATTTAAGTAAAGGTAAAAAGATTTGGTTAAGCGTTTGGTTTCTACTATTACTGTAAACAATTAagacaaaattatttgaagCATGTACTCTTTCctaatttttgtatttgtaagtaatcaaatatttatgtccCATTGCcgtaaaattaacttaaatgttaaaagcattctaaaaaaatagtattctaGAATGTTCGAATCCTCCCATTGTCTATTTGCATTCGGTGATCGATACGACTTACTACCGCCCCTCTTGGCCCTTGCCCCTTAATAATCTGTAGTCTCTACTCTATTCTAAAATCAATAGACCCCAAACCCAATAGACAGCGCGATTGCGCGAAACGCGTGCGTGGgaagttttgtataaaatcttaTTCTATATATCTCAATATCTCAATGACGGTTTGGTTCATCTAGCTGTTTAGAttaccaaatattatatatactctgTCATCTGAATCTTTCATCTGAAGTATTGGTTTTCATGGTGAAATGTGAGtgtgttattttgtaataaattgtgaCTAACTAGGCTTCAGATTTTAACATCCGCATTATTTCCTGATtcgtaaaataattgtaatagtgGTAGTAAATGAATGCGagagtttttaaatatacaaaaaatgtatcCAAAATTCAGTTAAAACTTCAGATTGTTTTCTGACACTTCATACTGAATGGCATGTCTAAGAAATATATCAGTCATATGGTGACAATATAAGGCCTGAAAAATATTCTGCGTAGGTACACTACATCAGGTGAAAAGTTATGGCTAtacattaatatgaaaaatttgtCTTGCAGtacaattttgtatgaaaatttctAGGGCGGGATTTACGACCTtctttaataaacattgatacTGCAAGAAATATGATGTATACTTAGCTACTTATCATGATCTTCATGAAGGATTTACTGACCACTTCAAAAAGTTGACAAATGCCTTTATTGAGAGTAAATGTCACATAGCATGTTTTTTGATTTTCctttattctaaaatatcaaGCCAACGACAAATATGGATCTATAGGTTTTCGGATTGTAAGGGGATCATTTCCTATTCCCAACAAACACTTAATCGTCAAAATTTAGTTGATTAAAGAAAGAGTCTGTGAAGGCAAGGAAACAGCTTGGGGCCTATAGTCTCCTTTTCGTGAGCTTTTTTAccgaattaatttacatatttttaataatagtacatTTTACTATTTAGAAAGTCGAAATGTCGCAAAGAAATGTGAGAAAACTGCTTGGGGCTGCAACAATCCCGCCACCAAATGAAAGTTCAGATGAAGAATATGAACCCCTCTACAccaaaaatgcaaataaaagcACATATGAAGGAGTGAGTTATGCTTTTTCTGTTATTCAATGAAAATTGCGAATTTTTTACTTGAACTATACCCcattattttggtttttatataatatgcaacTGCTGCTGATGcgaatattaatatgaaataatataataaatatgtataattgctataaaataattttggctAATTACTCAACTCAACTTGCGAATGTTTGTGCAAAGGAGAATGTTATaaaactatgtatgtaagagttaataaaaagcttaaatttagataaatgtGTTATAATGCATACATATTTCAAGAATTGTTATCACaatcaagattaattttatttattgacagcTGGTCGTAAGTTCCTCTTCAGAATCGGAACATGAAGCTGTGCCTTCACCTGAAGAGTCTGCGCCTGAggataaaaaagaaaaccaaaAAAGGAAGAAAAAGAAGATAAAGAAGAAGTCAACTACAGATGATGTATGAAcacattatttaatgtaattttcaaataaattacaagattAGAAATTGTAacttaatctttaaataaatatttttttagctggATGAAATCGATAAATCTTTACTTGAGGTTAATGCATTGTTAGGGGAGCCTTCTCAGCCTCCCGCTGTTGATCCTGAACCAGAGCCAGATGTTTCACAGGCAGTGTTTGCTACTAAATACAAACACTTAAATGTTGTATATGAGTTGAATAGGATATTCGGTCGTGATAGTGATGAAGAAAACAAGAAACggtaaacttttaatttgattatattcatCGTGTTCATActgataattatatactttaataaaaactataatttcgCAGACGTGGAAGGAAGCCCAATTTAAAGCGTATTCAGAGCAATACTCTAATTAAAAaggaatataatttcaaaaaaggaGGTAAGTTTTGGTctacttttattaatagtataaaatttactttacaactattaggtaatttaataaattgtttcaactttgattttttttaacttttctacTGTAAAAGCGCtatagaaataatgaaatatactaAAGTTAGGGTCCATCCTCAATAAGATGATCCATCTATTTTCTTGGTCTTCGTCTAAAGACACGAATATGTCAGTGGcagtttttcaatttatatgacCCTGTTCATATTGAGAATCGTATCCGGATTTTTAGACGGACGTTTTGCCACTGCGAAAAGCCTTTTAATTCGGGGTCGGATATAGTGTGAATGAATCTGCCGACGGTACGGCGCCAATTTTATCCTTCTACTCTGCCGTGCCCACGGATCACTTTGTAAAAATCAATTTGGCTTCTGCGCTCGTGCAACATATACGTCGATGCCTGTTTCAAAATAGCTGTCTTGTGATACAAAAGgttggaaaaatataaatacaaaaacttaaGAGTGGCCTGAGATGGCCAAGTGTTACGTGAAAAAGCACGTCTGGCCGCGCTCTTTCGCTTAAGCATGCGGTACCTCTAGTTAAGAACGGGCCCTTACTTCATAAGATGTAAAGTCATCATAGCATtgcctttataaaaaaataatccacaGGTCTCTCCATGTCAATAGACCGACGTGAAGACGGTCTGACGTTTTTCAAATTTGACCATAGTCGCGAATATCAACGACACCACATGGAGTTTTTGATGAAGCTGCTACAAATGTATGTATAGctctttaattaaacttttttgggagatgatttatattattaaaatctctgATTTCGAAATtagcaatatacatattttgctCTCGACCTTTCTACTATTGCAGGCAAGCAGACGGTACTGAATAAAAGGTATACTTTTTGCGTATCTGCTTCTTAGCTTGCGTCACttccttattttaaatataatgaagattatatatatattaaaatcgtatCTGTGTGAAAATATTGTagctctaaaatatttttagtaaggtCTAAACGTGGcatcatacttttttttatataattattgttttatagcaTAAGGTCCTATTCAATATTAGCTACAAACATGTACTAtgcaataaattatcttttgttcccattttattattcattcgcTGCAGCTACTCAATTgcgatttgtatttttatcagtAGCTAgcctttaatgaaatatattgggTGCAATCGAGATAGTAGAAGTATGACGGAATCCACCTAattcactaaaaatatttcGGGTGTGTGGCGACCAATCGATAGCATCGATCTATGGTACAATGGAATATACAATGGAGTGTGAACGTCGATTCGTCATCGAAGTTTtatcaacaataattttacCGATCAGACAAAGCTGCAACGTCAATCTATCGAACAAAGGCATCGATTGATTATCGATCGATTGGTGTGGTAACATCCCAAGTATTTTTGGCGTCTAAGATTTTAAGcctgttttttgttaattaaagcaATATAATAGTGTAGTAGGTGTCATATATCATCTCAGGAGACTTtatagtgtaaaaatatttgcgcAGACACGGGTGCACTCGCTTTACCCTAGAGTCCATTGAAAAGGCAATCTGGCACATACAGACTGAGTTCAGGCAGAATAGTTAGATAATAGAATGTCTTTACGTGATTTCGAAGGCAGTTTTATGCAGCCAACTTTTTAAATCTGGTTGAGTTAGGAATCGTTGGCAATAAAATTTGCAGCCTTGAAAATAACCACTACATAAACAcatcaaaaaaattacacaaaaagacatcaaaattaaatatacaatgtgatttaataaaatatattttcatttccaatataattaaaaataatgactgcCTGGAGTTGTGACATGAACGAATGAGTTGTGACACCCTACTATGATAAATGTCACAACAACAATTtccgataattttatattctaattattatctAGGTTCAAAAAACTATGAATCAACCCGCTACTAAGATCAGCTTATACGAGGGGTGATCCAaaagtatttcatatttttatttaaaagataattagttatttccagtgcacaataaaataaaaataaaatcattttcacTTGTTCATTTACCCACTACATTagcataaaaaaacacataaataagcCACGTTTTCCGggagatatatttatttgaataccaaCCGTCGAAGAGATAAcatcaaaatggaaaaaaaataaattagagctGTCAAGTACCTCTGTTTGAAAAAAATGTCTACCAAATACATATACACCGACTAAGTGGAAACATCGGGGGACTCTGCTCCTCCATATTCTACAGTTACACGTTGGGCCAAGGAGTTTAAGCTGTAACATCCACGGAAATGAATATCGCGAACCAAGTCCCTCACTGAAGATAACGTGAAAAAAGTCGAAGGTTTCGTGTTGGCAGATTGAAGAGTGCCCCTCAGGCATAGAGTTGAGGTCACAGGGATCTCATAGTGGCAGTGTTCAAAGAATCCTCACGAACGAATTTCATATGACAAAGGTCTCTGCGCGTTGGGTGCCGAGAATGTTGACCGACGAGCAAAGGAAAAAACGAGTCGACATTTCAAGGGTGAATCTCGAAAAGATTCAAGTAGagcaggatttttttttgtcacgtTTCGTGGCCATGGACGAGACCTGGGTTCACCACTTTGATCCTGAAACCAAACAATAATCAATGAACTGGAAGCGAGCCTCCTCACCGACGCCGAAGAAATTCAAAGTGTCAAAGTCGGCGGGAATGGTTATGGCGTCCGTTTTTCGGAACACTAAAGGAATAATGATGGTGGAATATTTAGAAAAGGGAGCCACTATTACGGGCTCTTACTACGCAGACTAATTAAGGAAAATTGCGGGAGGCCATTAAGAAAAAAGACGCGGCAAACTGAGAGTTACTGCTGTTTCACAAAGACAACGCACCATCTCTGGCCCTATTCGCCAGATCCAACTCCTAGTGGAgggtcaaataaattatttttttctaaaggaATTCTGGGTTTAGAAAAAAGATGAACAACATGTATTGACTTGTTAAGAGACTacgtagaaaaataaattatttttgaactataatctaatatgtttaatattcattatcatTACTTTTGGATCACCCCCGTAAACatcatcatatttattataggaCTATGTATTCCAAAAGTGCATTTTTGCATAAAAGTTTATTCGAAACTTTGAAAAGGATGCTTTGAAGCACAAGTGCGTCATAGACCCAAAATAAATCCCGCGCAATCAGATTTAGAGTGTTTGGGTCacttgacagaaaaaaaaaatgtattcggaTACATAGACCCTGGAGTTTGAGTCCAGGACCTCAGGTTGTGCGGCCTTATACCAACCGGCCACTAGATAGGCCAGCAGTACTAGGCAGGCATCTCGTCTTGTATCTACTCCAGTTGGAATACCGAATCGGCTATCTGCGTTTATGTATATTTCCTCACATAACTCCTATCCTCTCGTATGTGATGTTAAGAAATAGATTTATTGCTTTACTTATTTACCTTCGCCTTGGCAGTGTTAGAATCTTCAATAAAATTACCTACGAAATGGATGTTGATGTTTTCCCTTAAGAGCGTAGTTTGTAAGCGtgggaatttattttagatcACACACATAGATACTTTCCAATAATACAGTTGCATTATGCAGTGTATCGTACGCATCCCCGGAGACAATTAGTTGCTTGTTTTAGGtgcaacaaataaattaaattttcattgcgcGTTCATAAcgtaggatttattaaaatacatttaattacgagAAATGTATTAGCTATAAGATTGTCACTcgcaaacacaattataaattatttgttagcatAGGGTGCGGTCAGAGTGCTTTAAGATGCTCaatatacattatgatttttattgtttcaaccgCATTCgtctaactaaataattattattttctggatattttaaggTTGGTAGGTATACCGAATTAGGGCGTAaagtgtataaattttataaataaaaataggtaaatattaatcaaataattttttaactaacaaaaaactaaaaacaaaatactttttcttggtTAAACAagtcgttatttaaaaaaaaatatttttatgaaataattcaattaaaattattttatattacacgaaAATCAGGGGGTTGGGCCGTTGACGGTATCTGGTCATGAAAGGTACTAAGTCTAGCATCAATACACAATGGAATGTATATCAACCGTTTTTTCttagcaatattttaataaagcatttaaataataattagaaattaaccaGACGAACTAAACGACATGAGTAATGGTATGTTggcgtttgttttaaatttcgaatttagagaaaaaaataagcaggatagtgcaaacattacattacattcaggTATATTCAGGTATTCACTATGTTCATCCttacaattttgtacttttaattcgACATTAGGGGAAAGAGGTTACCCTTCGTACactttttagatttgattttcttaCTATGTGATTAATTGTCGTATTTACCTAGTTTATGTACTTAAGTGTAACAAagatattatagtttgttacaaaaaagtccaaaactattataagaagtaaaaattaacaattgcatCAAACGACTCTCGCGCCCCACCCTTATGCTAACTTATTTATGTGTGCGTAGACGTTTCGCGAAATTATAAGACTCCGctcgaaataaaaactgacgtGCTCTCACCTTGGGCTCTGGGGAGGGACTGAAAATTTATAGACAGAAATGTCGAATAATAAGTCAAAaccgtcaaattattttctccatacTAAAAAGTATGGACGACGAATGCCAAaaagtaagcaatatttaaataaaaattactataatattgtgtgatataatagaaattaaacaaggtgaatttattatttgcacTTTTGGGTCCCCATTTAACCcaaaatacatgtataaactagccgctaaatagcttaaaaaatgtTGATAGAAAAGGTCGATTTCAGTATTTGGAGTGATGTTGACGATGAATTTACtaagttattgattttataaatatgatccggtgaaacttgagatatatatatattcagatactgaatgtatttttttatccataatcaatgctccagttttaagatattttgaaaatagtaagcgCTATTTTAGCGCTCCGCAAGGACTGTCCAATTAacgtatagggggcaaacggaCAAGATGTTTAACTGATGCAAAACTGATTACTACCATCCATGGATATCCGTAACCAAGGGGCTTGGGCTTGGTGCGTTGTCAGCCTTTTAGTAATGAGTAGGctctttttatgaaaatttctcAATTCATATCGGTTCGGAGAAATAGGTTAAGCAGTAAATGCTTTAATTATCGCGCCGCTGTAATTTTTCGGACATCGGACACGGATTCGGATAGAATTCTTATGCGATATCCCATGGTGGCAGCTGGTTGTCATTTAATCctaacaattcctcggaacaaaCGACGAGTGCGTCCAGGAACAccagaatacccactaaaaaaccagcggtaccctctccttATCTTCGGCGGGCGCCATGTGACGCCAGTGTATGCGGATGGAATTTTAAGCCAGAGCATGCATTGTCGACAATGACTTTGATGCTCCGATCCTCCAAAAAGCTGGTGATCCAGTTGCATAATTTCTCGGAAAGCTCAAAAGAAGGAAGCTTCGAACGAAGTGCTTTGTGCCATATCCTATCAAGGGCCTTAGCTAAGTCCGGAATGGCTGTTAATACCTCCCTCTAGAACTCCGCTGCTTCAGCTCATTTATGACGACCACGACGGAAACcatactggcggtcgctaatcagctgatgcttctctaggtaccgcaggagctgacaTTTCATAATGGACTATATTTAGTACACATAGCTGGCTTTAAGCGTTTGTCCTTTTTTTAGAAACTTGTATACCAAGTAGTATTTTTAAGAGTTCGGGTCTACGCCTAATGTGCTGGAAAAGTAACGTTAATACTGGTGCCAACTATGGAACACAAGAATATGATGATGACAATATGAATGTCCAAAGAAAATTGCTTTATGATCTGCACTTTGCCTGAATTTTACCTCCGGCTTCATAAAGTTGTCTAaaccttggcgagagaccacaACGCACGTGTTCCCGATGGAAAACACACGGATTTCTTCACAATGCAGCAAGTATGCTCCGATTTCGCCTTTGCAATAAGGCTTTTGAAGTACCTAGTGGCAgacttgtgtatttttttaaacgcgcTGATTTTACATCATGAGACGATGCGTCAGTCCAATCTTGGTATCATTCGCACTTTAGGCGTGAAGCCCTTTCGATGAAACGACTAAACCAAGGCTAAGATACCAAGTACCCATATCAGTGACCGAGTCTGCAACTACGTctggatcatccggcgagaagtAAATACACCTCCATGGGTAGTTGCAGTTATCCGGCACTGTACTCCGAACAAGACAGTGATCCGAAGAGCCAACCCGTCCAGATGAGAGGTCaacagaaggtccaacagggaaggtgtatgatcctcctccatgtgtttttcttttttatatccaACCAGAGATTTGACGTATTAATggagattataatttattgggaTCGTATTTGGCATAAACTTTCTCCACGAGATCgcattttcttattaatattctcATAATAGATACTGGATTGCAGAATCTTCCAATAAGGTCATGCCGACATGCAATTATGTATAGGAGCCCAGTTTCATTTTAAGTATGTTTTACTTGTAACAAAATGAAAGTATCGAGTAATTTACGGCTGTAAATACTGTATTTGCTTTTATGCTTCAATGGTTTGCacgctattattttattgacctATATAGTGTACCTAGACCTAATAAGTGAACACAGCAGTTTCAGtttgttattgataaaatattcgcACCCTTCAATTGATCTACTTACATATAtacttcttaaaatatagtataaacacGTAAAATAAAGTGCGCCTCTAGCATCTAATGACACTAAAGAAATaccttatttgaataaaactgtattattgacttggtggtagggctttttgcaagccagtctgggtaggtcccactcactcatcagatatcccaccgccaaacaacagtactcagtatcgttgtgttccggtttgaagggtgagtgagccagtgtaggtataggcacaaaggacatcttagtttccaagattggcggcgcattggcgatgtaaggaatggttaatatttctttctgcgcctttgtctatgggcggtggtgaccacttaccatcaggtggcccatatgctcgactGCTAACCTATGACATGAAtactttaaatactaaatactaaaacaaataCTTTAGGTACAGTAATAGTTATACAGTATAGATATGCAGATAAAAACCtaatcgatttttatattatttgtaacgcATAAATGGATTGTAATTAAATGGACTTTCAACATTTATGATATACATTTTCGCAGGCATCTTATCACAGAAGTTGAGGACGCCCTCAAACATATGCACGTCGAGGGTCTCTTAGaggtatattttaaacactttaTACTCCATTTCAagatattaagttttatattaaatttgaattcattCCTATTTAGGCCATAGATATGATGTTCAGAGTCGATGATAACTCGGGCGCAAATACTCTCGTGGAACATTTGATTGCCTACATGCAACATGTTGCTCATCCGTCATTCAATATTACCGACGTAAGTACGAGTCGTTAACGTGCgtgttcattaataataaaatttaaaaaatcctagcttattatttataatcccctttattatattttttcaatgataaTGAAATTTCAGATAAGAAATCGTCTGGAATATAAGTTCCCGGAGAACCGTCCGTTCCATATAATTCTGCTCAAGTATCTACATCTCTTGACTAACAGAGCATGTCATCGCACATCGCTTGAGATAGCTAAGCTGCTTCTCAATCTCGATCCTTGCGATCCACTTGCAGTGGTGTTCATAATAGACACGGTGGCATTGCGGGCCAGGGAACATCAATGGCTCATTGAAGCCATTGAATATCTGGATAAGGAGCGTGATGTACTATTTCTCTTTAACATCAAGTTTTCATACGCCTTAGCACACTTCCACGTCGCTACCAAGAAAAAGGGTGAGTTTACACATTACATGTTACCAGTACAATATTGATTAATTCTTTGTAATTTACtaactattgtttttttatgtgacCATCTGACAAATAGACCACCCTAGTCATTGAACAAATAATCGATTATTAGGACTAATGAtgactataaaaaattaatattaggaTATCacactttcaaatataattatatttcgaaatttaattcCGATTATCAATAGCAAAACCGGATCTGACGCTCTGCGACGAGCTGTTGAAGAAAGCTATGATAGCATTCCCGTGGACTGTTAAAGAGATCCTTGAGGCTTCCAAGACCTTTTCTGAAGAGAATCTACGTAATCATGAATTCTTCGACGAATATGCGAGCGCTACGTAAGTTGAgagcttttatttttacaagaaaagtaaatattaattagtttttcaaaaatagtcattaaatttgttttaatttcagaaCGTCTAAGCACCTAAAGGAGCTGACTCATTTGCACGTTGCGTTTGCCGGTTCATGGTGGAACGAGCAGCCGGTGCGCGAGTGGCTCCTGAGAAATGGAACCGAATTAGTCGAAAAATACGACAACGATCCCGCTCTCAAGGTTAAGaaatattccatattttttaaatattttttttaatttattttttggctTTAGGCCATTTTGCATACTCATCTGGATAGCTACCAAGTAGGTAAGCCAGTTTAGTAATAGGTACaaatggaatttattttttcaaataatagaaATCAAAAGATTATTCTattcttgaaatttaatttattattccatatGGGGCATTCCTTTATGATCACAGCGTTAATGATTAACTAGCAGCTATTGATATCAAGTTTAAGTAACAGCCATATTATTTGTAAGACAATTGCTTATGATTTATTCAAATCTAACGAAAAGATTCCAATCCAACCGTATATATGACGTTTGTATTGGAATCTTTTCGTCTATGTGTATG
This genomic window from Vanessa atalanta chromosome Z, ilVanAtal1.2, whole genome shotgun sequence contains:
- the LOC125075798 gene encoding sulfhydryl oxidase 1, translated to MNCWHLFVLTLYISAILTYAAVVPDNDDIDKQGLYSKSDQVVILTNKNFDKKIYGQNNAYVVQFYNSYCGHCRAFAPKFKSLASELESWKNIIKLAVLDCSVEENNEICRQFEVMAYPSLRYLHENYIKSNANVGDKLQSTDSADKLKTQLINKIQSEQSLGRLVFAPSLKIAAYSDFNSALKPFPKNVLYTFLVFENDNSTIGSELALDINDYEHVTLKRVYDTSELADVAGVSHFPGLVAVSSNLESTLLTPKNPTKQNLQKAINIFLKSKNYALPLRKISSEESLINSNHEKSQSLDSDVVYYNDLEKTLKTSLHTEIPRHKILSGEALEALLQYLDVIILAFPFRGKLKEFVTDLHKNLSSRNQWTGSEVYELVKQLETVHAPVFISNLDYIRCKGSQPQYRGYTCGLWTMFHTLTINAAQKPGNEAPRVLKAMHAYVKNFFGCTDCSQHFQAMAARNRIFDVKENDKAILWLWISHNEVNLRLAGDVTEDPEHPKIQFPSVTQCPECRLPRGAWHLPAVYEYLQRVYSTIKIQDARTAAAPSSISNLDIGLISLLYMST
- the LOC125075795 gene encoding transcription factor 25 — translated: MSQRNVRKLLGAATIPPPNESSDEEYEPLYTKNANKSTYEGLVVSSSSESEHEAVPSPEESAPEDKKENQKRKKKKIKKKSTTDDLDEIDKSLLEVNALLGEPSQPPAVDPEPEPDVSQAVFATKYKHLNVVYELNRIFGRDSDEENKKRRGRKPNLKRIQSNTLIKKEYNFKKGGLSMSIDRREDGLTFFKFDHSREYQRHHMEFLMKLLQMHLITEVEDALKHMHVEGLLEAIDMMFRVDDNSGANTLVEHLIAYMQHVAHPSFNITDIRNRLEYKFPENRPFHIILLKYLHLLTNRACHRTSLEIAKLLLNLDPCDPLAVVFIIDTVALRAREHQWLIEAIEYLDKERDVLFLFNIKFSYALAHFHVATKKKAKPDLTLCDELLKKAMIAFPWTVKEILEASKTFSEENLRNHEFFDEYASATTSKHLKELTHLHVAFAGSWWNEQPVREWLLRNGTELVEKYDNDPALKEEVKRMEQVRNTLFRGMPTEVLRHLSVIKYMADLLIDREIPNVEQTYSFDPHPARDSVNRYSYATPLNTAYLQLNLDSALITNFFASLNPNFEVPSPEELHALYFSGPTLNQLRNAINVIDEIDDEDSEDEESEDEESDDGDAAESYEEDGDIEDSEDDDEEAEESQEEEEEEEEEDEEDEDEEDEDEDSDGDESANESEDEKSNKNSCNRIDEPEEVWTD